TCATGGAACAAAAAGCTGACTATGAGAGAACCCTGAGCATTCAGTTAACACCAGTTAATGTCCGTACAAATAATATCGGCTATCATGGGACAGCGGGAGCTGGAGCAATAGAAGAGGTTATCGTTACTGCTTCCAGAACTCGAAAAAGCAAATTTGAAGATAGCTTTTCAGAAGCATATATAGAAACAGAGGTTAGTTCCTTCGACGAAGTTCAGTATGAGGCTTCGTTGTCCGTGGATTTTCAGGTTGTGCCGTCAGCTACAACCGATTAACTTTTGATTAAGCATTCAGGTTGGTAGGAGTGAAATAGATACTTCTACCAACTAAATACCCCAGTTGTTTAACCTACCGAAAGTGATAATATCTGGCTAATCTCATTCAAACTACGATTTGACTGAGACTGCCAAGTTTCGATGGCTGCTTTTAGTGCAGCCCAGTCTTTCTTGGAGGAGGGAGACTTGTCGACAACCCCTTCTCGGATTAAGGCTCGAATGGTATCACTTGCAAAAACCAAAGTATCAACTCCCATTCGTCTTAGAAATACTTGGGCAGTCTTACCGCCGAGTCGATCACCACCTTTACGCAAGTACAGAAGATTCTCAATATAGTTGTCTGTATTCCAGCTAGAGAAATACGCTCCCAAACTTCCATGCTCATTAGATAAATGCCAAAAGAAGTCTGCATTTCTCTGAATGGAGCGAGTTTTAGTCCAGTGCTTGATCATACCTTCCTGCCGCATTAGGTCATCTAACGCCTCTTCCGGTAAGTAACGACAGAACGAAACATCAAAGCCGTAAAAGATCTTCTCTATATCCGGCCACTTTTTTTCAACAACCTTCCAACTAAAACCGGCTTGAAAAACAGCCCGGGATGCCGATGACAACCACTGACTGTCATGTATCTCTCTCAAGAGCTGCGCAGGCTTTGGCTTCACCAGCTTCGACTGAAGTCCATCTAACCCTCCAAATCGATCAATCACAGGTGCCTCAATGGCGGCGAACTCACGCATAATTCAGACCTTCCAGTAAATCTATCTCCATTCTACGCCTATAAATAGAAATTCAAAGTATTTGGATTTTTAGCGGAACACTAAAAAGGTGGTGCGTGTTTTTCCTACCTAAACAACGCAAAAAGCCAACTAATTCTAAAAGTTTATATTTCAGAAAACTGAAATATAAAAGGATATTTCAATTTCCCCAATAAATAAAGGGGAGCTAGCTCCCCTTTATTTACATGATACTTAAGTAGAGATATAAAAAATAATTAGCTACCCATAATCAGACCTATATCTCTAAAATAAGCATAATATATTTATTACTTAACCTTCTTATCAGTCTCTCCAGTTTTGTACCCAAGTAAATCGAGGTAAAATGCATACTGTAAAGCGGTCTCCTTATAGCGACGGAAACGACCCGAAGAGCCACCGTGACCTGCTTCCATATTGGTATTGAATAACAACTGATTTTCATCGGTCTTCAATTCACGTAACTTTGCCACCCATTTCATTGGCTCAAAGTATTGCACCTGGGAATCATGTAGCCCAGTGGTTACCAACATATTGGGGTAATCCTGAGCTTTCACCTGGTCATAGGGAGAATAGGAAAGCATATATTCATAACTATCCTTATTATTAGGGTTTCCCCACTCGTCATACTCATTAACAGTCAGGGGAATTGACTCATCAAGCATGGTAGTTACCACATCAACAAATGGCACCGCCGCAGTAACTCCCCTGTACAAATCCGGCTCCATATTGACTACCGCGCCCATCAACAGCCCCCCGGCACTACCACCTGAAGCAAAGATCTTATCAGGGGCCCCATATTTTAATTTCCCCAACGCCTTGGTAACATCGATAAAATCAGTGAAAGTATTCTTTTTATTGAACATCTTTCCATCTTCGTACCAAGCACGTCCCAGTTTTTGGCCTCCACGGATATGGGCAATAGCAAATACAAAGCCTCGATCAAGTAAGGACACCACTGAAGAGCGGAACCAGGGATCAACGGTGCTGCCGTATGAGCCATAGGCATATTGCAGTAATGGATTAGAGCCATCTTTCTTAAACTTATCTTTACGATAAACCAAAGATACCGGCACCTTAACACCATCTCGTGCCGCTACCAGGATACCCTCGCTCTGATAGTGCTCTGGGTCAAAACCACCAAGAACTTTGTCTTGCTTAAGCAATTCCAAATCGCCACTATCCAGCTTGGCTTCATAGATACTATTTGGTGTCGTTAAACTCGAATAAGACACTCGAACACTCTCTGAGTCCAAGTTTGGATTTGAACTCAAGCCCAGCCTGTATACTGGATCATTAAACCCGACTTGAAGATCCTTATTATTCTCTAAATTAATGAGTCGGAGACCTGTTTGCCCCGCTTTTCGTTCTATTACTGCCAGATGATGATCAAATAAAGTGAAATCTTCCAACAAAACCTCACTACTATGAGGTATGACTTCCTGCCAATTAGATTTATCTGCAGCATCCTCCATGGCAACCTTCATAAGGCGGAAGTTTTCAGCTTGCCAGTTAGTCATGATATAAAAATCATTCCCTAACTTTAGCGCTGAATACTCATGGTCCTGTTCCCGGGGGTATAAGGGAGCAAAATCAGCGAGAGGGGTGTTTGCGTCCAGGATTGACTGGCCACTGCTAGTTGTAGAACTGTGGTGAATGCGTATCAGCTCTCCATCCCGGGATTTGGAAATCCACGTATAGAAAGCCTTATCCATCTCTTCGTAAACAACAACATCTTCACTCTGTGGCGTGCCCAACTTATGGCGCATTACCTGATAGCCGAGCAGAGTTTGATGGTCTTTATTGATATAGAAGACAGTTTGGTTATCGTTTGCCCAAACCGCAACTGGTGAAGCATTTTCCAATTTATCTGGCAGCATCTCACCAGTCTTTAAGTTCTTGAAGCGAATCGTGTAAACACGGCGCCCAACGCTATCTTCAGGATATGCTACCAATTGATTACTGGGAGAAACGGCCAGGCGCCCTACACTAAAGTAGCCGTGGCCTTCAGCCAGTGCATTCACATCCAGCATAACCTCTTCATCTGCTTCCTGGGTACCTTTACGTCGCGCGTGGATCGCGTATTCTTTCTCGGGAAGATAGCGGCTGTAATACCAATAACCATTATAATAAACGGGGACCGTTGATTTATCTTTCTCCAGACGGCCAGTCATTTCCTCAAAGAGTAATTCCTGTAACTCTTTGGTGTGGTGCATTACCGAATCGGTATAAGCATTTTCTGCTTCCAGATGAGCAATAACATCTGGCGCCTTACGTTCATCGTCGCGCATCCAGTAGTAATTATCGATGCGCTCATGGCCATGCATAACCATTTTATGGGGCACCTTCTTGGCTACAGGAGCGGAAGCCTGTTCGCTAAAAAAGGTTTTGTTCTCTGCTACTTGGTTATTTTCTGTCTCGCCACACCCTACTAAACCAAGGGTGAGCAACAGTGTTGCTGTGGTTTTATTCATCGAACTCTATCTCCCCTATCTATTTTTCTTTTATCCATTCGCCTGCTTATGCACATCTCACGCTGGCTATGATATAGACAAACACTAACCAGCCAGGATCAACCAGCTCATCCCCGCTATTATCAGCGATGCCGTCACACTAAGTATCGCGCCCTCTCGAACCATATCCTGTATACGTACTTTACCGGTTCCATACGCAATCGCATTAGGCGCTGTAGCTACAGGCAACATAAATGCACAACTGGCACTCATCGCCGCAGGTATCATCAGCACCATGGGCTCAAAACCCGCTGAAGTGGCGGCTACAGCTAAAATTGGCATAAGTAGGGTTGCCGTAGCTGTATTGCTGGTTATCTCTGTCAAGAAGGTCACACTAAGGCATAGAATTACCAACAACAACCACAGTGGCATCGCCGTCAGGAAAGAAAGACCGTTGCCGAGCATATCGCTCAGTCCGGAACTGGAGAAACCTTTTGCTAGCGCTATACCACCAGCAAACAGTAATAGCATTCCCCAGGGGATCGTCTCTGCCGTCTGCCAATCCAGCAAGCGCCCTCCCTTACCGTTGGGCACTAGAAACATAGCGACAACGGCTGCTAGAGCCACGGTTCCATCACCGGCAGCATCAATACCTATCAATTCGCTCCAACCACCAAACGGTGCATTGCGAGTAACCCATAGGAGAATTGCCACACCGAAAACCATTAAAGTTCGCTTTTCCTCTTGCCTCCACTCTCCCACTTGAGGGGGCTCAATATCATTTTTCAGATGCACATGACGGGTCAGCCAGAGGGCCATTATAGGCAGCGTCACCAAAGCAACTGGGACTCCTATTTTCATCCAGCCCAGGAAGCTAAACTCTCGTCCGGTTACTTCCTCGTATATTCCCATAAAAATAACATTGGGCGGCGTGCCCAGAGGAGTACCTACCCCACCCAGACTTGCGGCATAGGCAATACCCAGGATCAGGGCAATACTTAAGCGCTCGTTGTCGATCTTACTGAGAATTGCCAGGGCTATAGGCAGCATCATCAATGTGGTAGCAGTGTTGGAAATCCACATGCTCAGGAAGCCTGCTGCCAGCATAAATCCGAGCACCAGCCTGCGGCCGCTGGAGACGCCCACAATACGCAACATATACAGGGCAAGGCGCTCGTGGGCCCCACTTTTCTCCAGGGCCTTGGACAAAATAAAGGCCCCCATCAGCAACAGAATGACATGACTTCCCAAGGAAGCTGCCACCTCCCGATGATCCGCTACTCCAAATAGAGGCAAGAGGACAAAAGGCACCAGTGACGTTGCGGGGATTGGAAGTGCTTCCGTTATCCACCAGATCACAGTTAACAAGGTAATTGCAGCAGTTACTGCCGGTAGATACTGCATCCCCAACGCTGATAAAAAGAAATAGAAGGCCACAGCAAAAAGAGGCCCCAAAACTATAAAGCGCTGCCGCGCGATTGACATACCTGCCCCCAACTACTCAAGGGTTTAATTTTTATAAGTTTGAATCTTGGGAGGGGGATAAACTCCTCGGTCAAGATGGCCGATAAAAATACAAGAAACTGGTCCTTTTGCGCAGCTCTTTTTATTCCTAGAGTAAAATTCCCTCATGGAATTGGGTGTTACACCGTTGAATCCCTTAAATAGCTGATGTTCAGTGATCAAATAGCAATCTATGTAACTGAAGGCATTTCGAGCAGCAAGGGTATGCAATCACTTACGCGAACCCCAAAATATGGACATACCTGACTATCAAGACTGAAAAACTAGCCCTTTGTACCATCACTTTTGTACATCTCGCTGGCATCCGTCAAACTATCGCCCACAATAGCTAGTAGTAGAATGAGGGCGGAAAGGAATCATGAGCAATATACCCAACACTGTGGAAGTCCTGGAGAAGCTCCGCTGGAATGCCCACCTGTGCAAACACAGCCACTTCCGAGCCTCCATGAAGGGGCGCAATTTGCATGTGCTTTGCGGGGTGCCCATCGTTGTCGTCAACCTGTTCCTCGGTTCGCTTTTCTTCTCCCTGATCAATGCAGAGCTGCCTGATTGGACCAAGTGGAGTGGTGCGGCGCTGGCCCTGCTGGCCGCGCTATTGGGCGGCGTGCAAACTTTCTTCAATTTTAAGAAAAACTATGAGGGACATCGGCAGGTAGGCAACGAGTACCTGGCAATCGCCAGGGAGTGCGAGCGGCTGATCGCCCTTTACTTCGACGATATCCTGGATCTTGAGCATCTATCCAAGAAGATCTCAGAACTGAATACACGCTACAGTGAAATCAACCAGCGAGCGGAAGAGTTTATTGTCTCAGATAAGGTATACAGGCAAGCGGTGCATATCCAGAATCAAAAGGCCAACCGGGAGCCCTCTCTGGTAGAGCAGATGCGTAATCGCCAGGCCACTGCGCAAAGAGTCGCCGAGGAGGCTCTCGAAATCGCAGAGAGCAGTCACTAACTCCCCCATCAATACCGCAACATTATCCTGGGGAAGTGGAAACTTCCCTACTTCCTATAGTAACAAATCGAAAAATGCAGACAGATCACAGTAGTCATCAACCCAGTAAAAACACTTACCCATTATGCTATTTAGCCACCGATATCGGCACACCGAGCAATGTCGGCGGCCTATTTCGTATCGCCGATGCACTCGGCGTAGAGAAAATTTATTTAACCGGTGAAAGCCTGGTTCCACCTAATTCCAAAATTCGAAAAGTTTCCCGGTCTACAGAAAAGTACGTTCCCTACGAATATCACTCATCTGCAGTCAATATCGCGCAAACCTTAAAAAATAAGGGCTATCGATTAATTTGTCTGGAGATTGCCTCAAACAGCGTCGAACTCAAAGATACCCCCGTTTCCAAAGGGGATAAAATATGTTTGGTATTGGGCTCTGAAAAGGATGGAGTTACCCCTGAACTCCTTGAACTGGCAGATGCTGTGGTACACATACCTATGCAGGGTATCAATTCCTCAATGAATGTTACTTCCGCCTGCGCTATAGCGACCTATGCTTTGTTGGAAAAAATTTAATCGGGCACTTTGACCATTATATTTTTCTGATTAACATAATCGGGATCACCGCCCAACCTTTTATTGCAGTTCAATCCATTAATTGCCTGGATCTCCGCATTGCTCAAATTAAAATCAGATATTAAGAAGTTATTGCGTATGTGATCCAGGCTTTCCGCCTTGGGAATAACTATGCGATGCTGCTGGATATTCCACTTAAGGATAACCTGCCCCGAAGTCACCCCATGATTATTCGCAATGTCCACAATTACTGGATCTATGAGAGGTTTTTCATGAGCCTCGACACCGCTCCATGTAGATCCCGACCCCAAAGGAGACCAGCTGCAAATCGCAATTTTATGGAACTGGCAATAATCTACTAAAGGCTGCTGAGTAAAATAGGGATGCAGTTCAATTTGATTACAAACAGGGCGCACTTCCGAGAAAGTCGCCAGTTGTTCAATATCAGATTTACGAAAGTTTGACACCCCCAGGGCCCGCACTTTTTTCTGCTGGTAAAGCGCCTCCATTGCACCCCAGGTCTCCCGGGTATAGGCCGGCATGGGCCAATGGATCAGATATAGGTCCAGGTATTCCAGCTGCAAACGCTCTAGGCTACGGGCAAATGCATCGTGAGTTTTATTGGTTCCCTGCTCCGTATCCCAAACTTTACTGGTAATAAAAAGCTCTT
This DNA window, taken from Microbulbifer sp. MKSA007, encodes the following:
- a CDS encoding DNA-3-methyladenine glycosylase I, encoding MREFAAIEAPVIDRFGGLDGLQSKLVKPKPAQLLREIHDSQWLSSASRAVFQAGFSWKVVEKKWPDIEKIFYGFDVSFCRYLPEEALDDLMRQEGMIKHWTKTRSIQRNADFFWHLSNEHGSLGAYFSSWNTDNYIENLLYLRKGGDRLGGKTAQVFLRRMGVDTLVFASDTIRALIREGVVDKSPSSKKDWAALKAAIETWQSQSNRSLNEISQILSLSVG
- a CDS encoding aldo/keto reductase, encoding MYFLELNNGVEIPQLGMGMAAIGSWQQDDEYVTEVILKAMSVGYRHFDTGSVYGNERALGRAIKESGLAREELFITSKVWDTEQGTNKTHDAFARSLERLQLEYLDLYLIHWPMPAYTRETWGAMEALYQQKKVRALGVSNFRKSDIEQLATFSEVRPVCNQIELHPYFTQQPLVDYCQFHKIAICSWSPLGSGSTWSGVEAHEKPLIDPVIVDIANNHGVTSGQVILKWNIQQHRIVIPKAESLDHIRNNFLISDFNLSNAEIQAINGLNCNKRLGGDPDYVNQKNIMVKVPD
- a CDS encoding SLATT domain-containing protein, which gives rise to MSNIPNTVEVLEKLRWNAHLCKHSHFRASMKGRNLHVLCGVPIVVVNLFLGSLFFSLINAELPDWTKWSGAALALLAALLGGVQTFFNFKKNYEGHRQVGNEYLAIARECERLIALYFDDILDLEHLSKKISELNTRYSEINQRAEEFIVSDKVYRQAVHIQNQKANREPSLVEQMRNRQATAQRVAEEALEIAESSH
- a CDS encoding S9 family peptidase; this encodes MNKTTATLLLTLGLVGCGETENNQVAENKTFFSEQASAPVAKKVPHKMVMHGHERIDNYYWMRDDERKAPDVIAHLEAENAYTDSVMHHTKELQELLFEEMTGRLEKDKSTVPVYYNGYWYYSRYLPEKEYAIHARRKGTQEADEEVMLDVNALAEGHGYFSVGRLAVSPSNQLVAYPEDSVGRRVYTIRFKNLKTGEMLPDKLENASPVAVWANDNQTVFYINKDHQTLLGYQVMRHKLGTPQSEDVVVYEEMDKAFYTWISKSRDGELIRIHHSSTTSSGQSILDANTPLADFAPLYPREQDHEYSALKLGNDFYIMTNWQAENFRLMKVAMEDAADKSNWQEVIPHSSEVLLEDFTLFDHHLAVIERKAGQTGLRLINLENNKDLQVGFNDPVYRLGLSSNPNLDSESVRVSYSSLTTPNSIYEAKLDSGDLELLKQDKVLGGFDPEHYQSEGILVAARDGVKVPVSLVYRKDKFKKDGSNPLLQYAYGSYGSTVDPWFRSSVVSLLDRGFVFAIAHIRGGQKLGRAWYEDGKMFNKKNTFTDFIDVTKALGKLKYGAPDKIFASGGSAGGLLMGAVVNMEPDLYRGVTAAVPFVDVVTTMLDESIPLTVNEYDEWGNPNNKDSYEYMLSYSPYDQVKAQDYPNMLVTTGLHDSQVQYFEPMKWVAKLRELKTDENQLLFNTNMEAGHGGSSGRFRRYKETALQYAFYLDLLGYKTGETDKKVK
- a CDS encoding TrmH family RNA methyltransferase — its product is MQTDHSSHQPSKNTYPLCYLATDIGTPSNVGGLFRIADALGVEKIYLTGESLVPPNSKIRKVSRSTEKYVPYEYHSSAVNIAQTLKNKGYRLICLEIASNSVELKDTPVSKGDKICLVLGSEKDGVTPELLELADAVVHIPMQGINSSMNVTSACAIATYALLEKI
- a CDS encoding SLC13 family permease, with amino-acid sequence MSIARQRFIVLGPLFAVAFYFFLSALGMQYLPAVTAAITLLTVIWWITEALPIPATSLVPFVLLPLFGVADHREVAASLGSHVILLLMGAFILSKALEKSGAHERLALYMLRIVGVSSGRRLVLGFMLAAGFLSMWISNTATTLMMLPIALAILSKIDNERLSIALILGIAYAASLGGVGTPLGTPPNVIFMGIYEEVTGREFSFLGWMKIGVPVALVTLPIMALWLTRHVHLKNDIEPPQVGEWRQEEKRTLMVFGVAILLWVTRNAPFGGWSELIGIDAAGDGTVALAAVVAMFLVPNGKGGRLLDWQTAETIPWGMLLLFAGGIALAKGFSSSGLSDMLGNGLSFLTAMPLWLLLVILCLSVTFLTEITSNTATATLLMPILAVAATSAGFEPMVLMIPAAMSASCAFMLPVATAPNAIAYGTGKVRIQDMVREGAILSVTASLIIAGMSWLILAG